GTATGTCGACGCCAAGCTGCGCATGGCTTTCAGCGCGGGTCACTGCCGGGGCGAGGGAGCAGTCAGCGACCGTGACAACAACGTCATCGGGCACCTGCGGGCGTTCCGTGACAACACCCCAAGCGGTTCCACTGTGGCCACCGACCAGTCGATCGATGACTACGAGGCGATTGCACTGGTCGACGGCGTCCGGGTGAGCGATGTCCTGCCGGGCGGACGGCAGTTGACGTCGCGGCCCGGCGTGGTCGCCCAACCGGGCCAAGCGGTTTGCCATTTCGGCATCAGCACCGGGGAAACCTGCGGAACCGTCGACAGTGTCAACAACGGGTGGTTCACCATGACCGGCGGCGTCGCCAGCCAGAAGGGCGATTCAGGTGGACCGGTGTATTTGATCGGCAACGGGCCCGGACAGCTGATCGGGATCTTCAACAGCGTTTGGGGGCAATATCCCGCCGCCGTCTCCTGGCAAGCGGCCTCTGATCAGCTCCGCCAGGACCTCGGTGTCCCCGCCGCCAGCTAGCAACCGGCCTTGCCCAGGGCGAACACCGGGATCGACGGTGCCGCGGCGCGCAACTCGTCATCGCCGGACTGTGGAGTCAACCCTCCGGCATCCCCTTTGACCTGCCAATACCACTTGGCCAGATAGCGTCTCAGGACTTCCGGTTTGGCATCGTCGGCCACCTCGCTGATCACCGCGCGTTCGCCGCGCCAACGCGGACCCATGTCGATGACACCTGCCGCTCTGACATTGCGCGCCCATTGCGTGTCACCGCGGGGTGACACCACGTAGTCCATGCCGTCGACGGTCAGCAGGTTGACCACCACGGGTCGTAATTTGCCCGTCTTGCGGCCCCGGACGCGCAGCACCTGGGTGCCGGCGATGCTGATTCCGAGTTCTGCCGGCCAACGGACAGCGGTGTTCGCGGCACGAGCGGTTGGAGTGGGCGCTTGGTAGCGGGTGGTCATGGCGGTCCCTTTCGAGCCTCTCAAGCCGTGTGCAATCTTGCGAGAGCACTGCTCTCGATACTGGCTACGCTGCCATAACCCAGAAGCAAAAGCAAGAGCGGTGATCTCGGTCATGTCAGAATTGCGGCGTGGGCAAACGCCAGGAGGCCAGGGAACAGATCGAGGCCAAGATCGTCGAGCTGGGCCGCCGCCACCTGGTGGATCACGGCGCAGCCGGGCTATCGCTACGTGCGATCGCCCGCGACCTGGGCATGGTCTCGTCAGCGGTATATCGGTACGTATCCAGCCGCGACGAGCTCCTGACGTTGCTGCTTGTCGACGCATACTCCGATCTGGCCGACACCGTGGACCGCGCTCGCGCCGAGGCCGGCCTCGACTCATGGAGCGACGACGTCATCGCCATCGCCCATGCCGTCCGCAGCTGGGCCGTCGCGCACCCGGCGCAGTGGGCGCTGCTGTACGGCAGCCCCGTCCCCGGGTATCACGCGCCACCGGAACGTACCGTCGGCGTCGGCACCCGCGTCGTCCGAGCGTTCTTCGACGCGATTGCAGCCGCGATTGCCACCGGCGACATCATCTTGACGAATAACGTTGCCTCCCAGCCGATGTCATCGGATTTCGAGCGGCTTCGCCGGGAATTCGACTTTCCCGGCGATGACCGACTGGTCGCCAAGTGCTTCTTGCTGTGGTCTGGTGTGGTGGGTGCGATCAGCCTGGAAGTGTTCGGACAGTACGGTGCCGACACGGTGACCGAGCCGCGTCAGGTCTTCGACAGTCAGATACGGCTGTTGGTCGACGTCTTGGCTGAGCACTGAGGATGCGGTAATCCCCAAGAATTAGAACGTGTTCATCCGCCACATTCGGGCCAGCTGCCGGTGATGACGGCAAAGTTCCTGCGGGCTCTTTCTGGTGTCACCAGGCTGAGCTATCCTGCGAGACGATGAACTTTCCCGTTCCGTCGCCGACGCAGATCGCATGGGTGACCACGGACCTGGATGCCACGGAAACAGCGCTCACGGGCCTATTGGGTGTCCGGAAGTGGGTACGAATACCCGACGTGCACTTTGCTCCCGATGCGTGCAGCTACTACGGCAAACCCGCCGACTTCGTCGCGAGCATCTCGCTGAGCTACCTGGGCGACATGCAGTTAGAACTCATCTCCCCGGTCCGCGGGGAGAATATCTATAGTGATTTTCTGCGTGACTCCGGTCCCGGTCTGCACCACATCTGCATGGAAGCCGAGAGCCCGGAACAGCTAGAGGCTGCACTTGCTGAGGCGGCCGAGAACGGTGCCACTGTGGTCCAGCGGGGCGTGATGCCCGGCGGGATTCAGTTCGCCTACCTGGCGGCACCGCGGGCCGGGGTGCCGTTTGTGGAGATCGCGTATTTCTCGCCGGAGATCAGGGCGTTCTACGACTACATCAAACGGGAGCAACGGTGAGCACCGACCTACCAGCGACTGTCAGTGCGGACTCGGTGGCGTCATGGTCGGACGACGTCGATGTGGCGGTGATCGGCTTCGGCATTGCCGGCGGCTGTGCGGCGGTGACGGCGGCTGCGGCCGGTGCGCGGGTGCTGGTGCTCGAGCGGGCCGCCGCGGCGGGCGGCACCACGTCACTTGCCGGCGGGCATTTCTACCTGGGCGGCGGGACCGCGGTCCAGCAGGCGACCGGACATCTTGATTCGCCGGACGAGATGTACAAGTACCTGGTTGCGGTGTCGCGGCAGCCCGATCACGCCAAGATCCGGGCTTACTGCGACGGCAGTGTGGAGCATTTCAACTGGCTGGAAGACCTGGGCTTTCAGTTCGAGCGCAGCTACTTTCCCGGCAAGGCGGTGATCCAGCCCAACACCGAGGGGCTGATGTTCACCGGCAACGAAAAGGTCTGGCCCTTCTTCGAGATGGCGGTGCCGGCACCGCGTGGCCATAAGGTGCCTGTGCCTGGCGACACCGGCGGCGCCAGCATCGTGATCGATCTACTACTCAAGCGAGCGGCGAGTTTGGGCGTGCAAATCCGGTACGAGACCGGAGCCACCGAGCTCATTGTGGACGGCTTGGGGGCAGTGACCGGAGTGATGTGGAAGCGATTCTCCGAAATGGGGGTGGTCAAAGCCAAATCGGTGATCATCGCCGCCGGGGGATTCGTGATGAACCCGGACATGGTGGCCAAGTACACCCCGAAACTGGCCGAGAAACCGTTCGTGCTGGGCAACACCTATGACGACGGCCTGGGCATCCGGATGGGCGTTTCGGCCGGCGGTGCCACCGAGCACATGGACCAGATTTTCATCACGGCTCCGCCATACCCGCCGTCAATACTGCTCACCGGCGTGATCGTCAACAAACTCGGGCAGCGGTTCGTCGCCGAGGATTCCTACCACTCCCGGACCGCGGGGTTCATCATGGACCAGCCGGACAGCGCCGCGTATCTGATCGTCGACGAGGCGCACCTGGAACGTCCCACGATGCCGTTGGTCCCGTTGATCGACGGCTGGGAAACGGTTGCCGAGATGGAAGCTGCGCTGGGCATTCCGCGAGGCAACCTGGCGGCGACCCTGGACCGCTACAACACCTACGCCGCGCGCGGCGAAGATCCCGACTTTCACAAGCAGCCGGAATTCCTTGCGCCACAAGACAAAGGGCCGTGGGGCGCGTTCGACATGTCACTGGGTAAGGCGATGTATGCCGGCTTCACCCTCGGTGGGCTGGCCACGTCGGTGGACGGCGAGGTGCTGCGCCAAGACGGCTCGGTGATACCCGGGTTGTACGCGGCCGGAGCGTGTGCATCCAACATCGCCCAGGATGGCAAGGGCTACGCCAGTGGCACACAGCTGGGCGAGGGCTCGTTCTTCGGCCGCCGCGCCGGAGCGCACGCGGCCCGGCGGGCCGGGGGCGTGCAGGCGCGTTGAGTGTGGGCGCCGGAGCGCACGCGGCCCGGCGGGCCGGGGGCGTGCAGGCGCGTTGAGTGTGGGCGCCGGAGCGCACGCGGCCCGGCGGGCCGGGGGCGTGCAGGCGCGTTGAGTGTGGGCGCCGGAGCGCACGCGGCCCGGCTACAGCAACCCGTTTAGCCCGTTCAGGCCCAACAGTCCGCCGGTGCCGCCGGCACCGACGCAGCCGTTCGTATTCCCCAACCCCGCGTTGCCAGCAATGACGACAACGAGCTGACCGAGGGCCGGCGACGTCGAGACCGCCGGTCCGGTGTCGCGCCGCCGCGGCGCGCCTGTCGGTGCCCGCCAGTGCTGTTCACCTGCACCAGGTTGAGGGCGTCCCCGAATTGCCACACCGGGCCGCTACGGCCGGGCCCGCAGACGGTGACCACTTGCGCCGGTGCGTCATCCGACGGTCGCTGCCGTAGGGCTGATCGCCATCCCCCTGTTCCTCTTGAGTTACCAGGCCTGATGCCGCGACGCTACGGGCCCGGGGGCCTCGGGTCATGACCACAACGACGCATTTGCATCGGCCCCCGGATAGTCAGATCTGACTATCGCGATCGGTCGCCAGCGCGCCGAGGCTGCGCCCAGGGCACGGCGCGCTAGGCCGTGTCACCGCTTTCACCAGCCGGCGCAACGCATTTCGCGAGCGGCACCCAAGCGGTCCTGTCGCCATGTGGGCGAGTATCGGCGCGGGATTCACGCTAGACCCGCACCGGCTCCTTCGTTACCGGGCTCAGCCGCCATGGCCCGCCGCCCAGCAATTCGAGCTGTTGGTCGTGCAGGCGCTCCAGCGCGGGCCGGTGGCTGACACTGACGATGATGCAATCCGGCAGCTCGTTGCGCAGCAGTTCGTACAGCGCGAATTCCAGGCCCGTGTCGAGCGCTGATGTGCTTTCGTCGAGGAACACGGCTTTGGGTTTGGTGAGCAAAATACGGGCGAAGGCAACGCGTTGTTGTTCGCCGGGGGAGAGCACCTTGGCCCAGTCTCGTTCTTCGTCGAGTCGGTCGCACAGCGGCGCGAGGGCCACCTTGGTCAGCGTGTCGCGCACAACGTTGTCTGGGATGACGAACGGTGGATTGGGATAGCACACCACGTCCCGCAGGGTGCCCAACGGCACATACGGCAGCTGCGACAAGAACATCGTTTCGTTGTCGCCGTCCGGACGGCGCAGCGTTCCCGACGCGAAGGGCCATAGTTCTGCCAGGCTGCGCAGCAACGAGGTCTTGCCGGACCCGGAACGGCCGGTAATCACCAGCGAATCGCCGCGGTCCAGCCGCACGTCGAGCGGATCGATCAGCCGATCGCCGGCGGGGGTGCGAACTTCGATCTCGTTGAGCTCAACGGACTCGTCGTCACTCGGCCGGGTCAGCACCGCAGGCAGCGCGCGACCCTTCTCGTTGGCGTCAACCAGCCCGTACAAACGGATGATCGCCGCGCGGAAGGACGCGAAGGCGTCGTAATTGTTTCGAAAGAACGACAACGAGTCGTGAATATTGCCGAACGCGGTGGCCGTCTGGCTCACGTCGCCGAATTCGATTTGTCCGGCGAACAATCGAGGCGCCTGAATCACCCACGGCAGCGGAACAATCGTCTGACTCACCGACAGGTTCCATCCGTTGAAGGCGATGCTGCGGCGAACGTACCGACGGTAGTTGTCGATCACCGGCCTGAACCGTTGCTGTAATTGCGCGCCCTCAACCCGCTCACCGCGGTAGAACCCCACGGCTTCGGCGGCATCTCGCAGCCGCACCAGCGCGTACCGGAAAGCGGCATTGAGCTTTTCGTTGCGGAAGCTGAGCCAGATCAGCGGACGTCCGATGACGAAGGAAATGACCGTGGCAACCAGCACATAAACCAGCACGGTCCAGAACATCGCCCGTGGGAACGAGACACCCCAGAGGTTCAGGGT
The nucleotide sequence above comes from Mycobacterium pseudokansasii. Encoded proteins:
- a CDS encoding FAD-binding protein; translation: MSTDLPATVSADSVASWSDDVDVAVIGFGIAGGCAAVTAAAAGARVLVLERAAAAGGTTSLAGGHFYLGGGTAVQQATGHLDSPDEMYKYLVAVSRQPDHAKIRAYCDGSVEHFNWLEDLGFQFERSYFPGKAVIQPNTEGLMFTGNEKVWPFFEMAVPAPRGHKVPVPGDTGGASIVIDLLLKRAASLGVQIRYETGATELIVDGLGAVTGVMWKRFSEMGVVKAKSVIIAAGGFVMNPDMVAKYTPKLAEKPFVLGNTYDDGLGIRMGVSAGGATEHMDQIFITAPPYPPSILLTGVIVNKLGQRFVAEDSYHSRTAGFIMDQPDSAAYLIVDEAHLERPTMPLVPLIDGWETVAEMEAALGIPRGNLAATLDRYNTYAARGEDPDFHKQPEFLAPQDKGPWGAFDMSLGKAMYAGFTLGGLATSVDGEVLRQDGSVIPGLYAAGACASNIAQDGKGYASGTQLGEGSFFGRRAGAHAARRAGGVQAR
- a CDS encoding VOC family protein, whose amino-acid sequence is MNFPVPSPTQIAWVTTDLDATETALTGLLGVRKWVRIPDVHFAPDACSYYGKPADFVASISLSYLGDMQLELISPVRGENIYSDFLRDSGPGLHHICMEAESPEQLEAALAEAAENGATVVQRGVMPGGIQFAYLAAPRAGVPFVEIAYFSPEIRAFYDYIKREQR
- a CDS encoding nitroreductase/quinone reductase family protein, with product MTTRYQAPTPTARAANTAVRWPAELGISIAGTQVLRVRGRKTGKLRPVVVNLLTVDGMDYVVSPRGDTQWARNVRAAGVIDMGPRWRGERAVISEVADDAKPEVLRRYLAKWYWQVKGDAGGLTPQSGDDELRAAAPSIPVFALGKAGC
- a CDS encoding TetR/AcrR family transcriptional regulator, producing the protein MGKRQEAREQIEAKIVELGRRHLVDHGAAGLSLRAIARDLGMVSSAVYRYVSSRDELLTLLLVDAYSDLADTVDRARAEAGLDSWSDDVIAIAHAVRSWAVAHPAQWALLYGSPVPGYHAPPERTVGVGTRVVRAFFDAIAAAIATGDIILTNNVASQPMSSDFERLRREFDFPGDDRLVAKCFLLWSGVVGAISLEVFGQYGADTVTEPRQVFDSQIRLLVDVLAEH
- a CDS encoding ABC transporter ATP-binding protein/permease — protein: MGPKPFTPSIDWSRATVDSLYWVGKAWAISAVCVLVVLVLLRFLTPWGRQYWRITREYFVGPKSIPVWLMLGVLLFSVVLAVRLNVLFSYQGNDMYTALQKAFQGAAAGDEVVKRSGVHGFWMSIGVFSIMAVIHVVRVMADIYLTQRFIIAWRVWLTDHLTRDWLDGRAYYRDLFIDETIDNPDQRIQQDIDIFTAGVGGTPNAPSNGTGSTLLFGAVQSIISVISFTAILWNLSGTLNLWGVSFPRAMFWTVLVYVLVATVISFVIGRPLIWLSFRNEKLNAAFRYALVRLRDAAEAVGFYRGERVEGAQLQQRFRPVIDNYRRYVRRSIAFNGWNLSVSQTIVPLPWVIQAPRLFAGQIEFGDVSQTATAFGNIHDSLSFFRNNYDAFASFRAAIIRLYGLVDANEKGRALPAVLTRPSDDESVELNEIEVRTPAGDRLIDPLDVRLDRGDSLVITGRSGSGKTSLLRSLAELWPFASGTLRRPDGDNETMFLSQLPYVPLGTLRDVVCYPNPPFVIPDNVVRDTLTKVALAPLCDRLDEERDWAKVLSPGEQQRVAFARILLTKPKAVFLDESTSALDTGLEFALYELLRNELPDCIIVSVSHRPALERLHDQQLELLGGGPWRLSPVTKEPVRV